A stretch of Paenibacillus peoriae DNA encodes these proteins:
- a CDS encoding HRDC domain-containing protein, with the protein MEIVFLNRLSKRNEQGYEDFAQVWIGQHEGGWSAGWSTQHVPDESIDDLWYEGSLWQELLHVYRHELALKMAEGYRPLIHGVFHEQEGSSGRGQTLQKLYCYSDLFPRDEVYEQLTMWRRQKAATERKAPYFIATNRLLRLISVYLPHTEEELLELPGMGQGKVSQYGAELLAITTQNDRTTPFPLNWVTETLEEEVFLSWLYKQKENQYRQELNKFSLTRTIIEGISDGLSLEHIGMKTGLHRREMIEAVEHLDRDGIDMEKLIRKELVNVSEEEQAAIWSAYEELGDTLLKPVMLKVYGEEKATETGLDQIYERLRLIRIRFRHQQVPDRHAG; encoded by the coding sequence ATGGAGATTGTATTTTTAAATCGCTTGTCCAAACGGAATGAACAGGGCTATGAGGACTTTGCTCAGGTATGGATTGGGCAACATGAAGGGGGATGGAGTGCAGGCTGGAGCACACAACATGTCCCGGATGAAAGTATAGACGACCTTTGGTATGAGGGCAGCTTGTGGCAGGAATTACTGCATGTATACCGTCATGAGCTGGCGCTCAAAATGGCTGAGGGCTACAGGCCCTTAATCCATGGCGTATTTCATGAGCAAGAAGGATCATCAGGACGAGGACAAACGCTGCAAAAGCTGTACTGCTACAGTGATTTGTTTCCACGTGATGAAGTGTATGAGCAGTTGACGATGTGGAGACGGCAAAAAGCAGCAACGGAACGAAAAGCGCCTTATTTTATTGCTACGAATCGGCTGCTTCGGCTCATTAGCGTCTATCTTCCCCATACCGAAGAAGAATTGTTGGAACTGCCTGGTATGGGTCAGGGTAAGGTGTCGCAATATGGAGCGGAGCTATTGGCTATTACGACACAAAATGACCGGACCACACCATTTCCGTTGAACTGGGTAACAGAGACGCTGGAAGAAGAAGTGTTTTTGTCATGGCTATACAAGCAAAAAGAGAACCAATACAGGCAGGAGCTGAATAAATTCAGCCTAACTAGAACGATTATCGAAGGTATTTCGGACGGTCTTTCACTGGAGCATATCGGGATGAAGACAGGTTTGCATCGTAGAGAGATGATTGAAGCTGTGGAGCATTTGGACAGGGATGGCATTGATATGGAGAAGCTGATCCGCAAGGAATTGGTGAATGTATCTGAGGAGGAGCAGGCAGCCATCTGGTCTGCTTATGAAGAGTTGGGGGATACGCTGCTCAAGCCCGTCATGCTGAAAGTGTATGGGGAAGAAAAGGCGACAGAAACAGGACTGGATCAAATTTATGAGCGTCTACGTCTAATCCGTATACGGTTTCGCCATCAGCAGGTACCTGACCGACATGCTGGATAA
- the corA gene encoding magnesium/cobalt transporter CorA — protein MKIRLVNNGVFTPVEEIEMALTAPVEGFYWIDADVDDLAVLQPLFSMHDLAVEDCLSEEEQRPKIEIYESHYFIVVNSIRFDDEEIFLRALNIFLGRHFIITVTKQKINELRTLKPMLWEQEVSQPDRFMYLLVDLIVDNYFLVGDRIEVRIEKLEEDILMHTKKSHLNEIIGLRSEILWLKKVLGPQKEVINTLNKRDLRLIDDQLQKYFSDIYENAVKISETFETYRDLMGNLREAYQSSIANRANEIMRVFTAITTVFMPLTVITGIYGMNFDNMPELHTRYGYFVVIGIMVALGVSMFCIFRKKDWV, from the coding sequence ATGAAAATCCGTTTGGTCAACAACGGGGTTTTTACCCCTGTCGAAGAAATTGAAATGGCGCTTACTGCACCGGTAGAAGGTTTTTATTGGATTGATGCCGATGTCGATGATTTGGCAGTGCTCCAGCCTTTATTTTCCATGCATGATCTTGCAGTAGAAGACTGTTTGAGTGAAGAAGAACAGCGTCCGAAGATTGAAATTTATGAAAGCCATTATTTTATCGTTGTAAATAGCATTCGTTTTGATGATGAAGAAATATTTTTGCGAGCTTTGAACATTTTTCTCGGCCGCCATTTTATCATTACGGTGACCAAGCAGAAAATCAATGAGCTTCGTACCCTCAAGCCTATGCTGTGGGAGCAAGAAGTCAGCCAGCCTGACCGTTTTATGTATCTGTTGGTCGACTTGATTGTTGACAACTATTTTCTGGTTGGTGACCGGATTGAGGTCCGCATTGAAAAGCTGGAAGAAGATATTCTAATGCATACGAAAAAGTCGCATTTAAACGAAATCATCGGCTTGCGAAGTGAGATTCTGTGGCTGAAAAAAGTGCTGGGTCCACAAAAGGAAGTCATCAATACCCTGAACAAACGGGATTTGCGACTCATCGACGATCAATTACAAAAATATTTCAGCGACATTTATGAAAATGCTGTGAAAATTTCGGAGACTTTTGAAACTTACCGCGACTTGATGGGTAACCTTCGAGAAGCTTATCAATCCAGTATCGCCAATCGTGCCAATGAAATTATGCGTGTGTTTACGGCAATAACGACCGTATTTATGCCATTGACGGTCATTACCGGAATATATGGGATGAACTTCGATAATATGCCTGAGCTTCATACACGTTATGGCTATTTTGTCGTCATTGGTATTATGGTGGCATTAGGCGTCAGTATGTTCTGTATTTTCCGTAAGAAAGACTGGGTTTAA
- the metA gene encoding homoserine O-acetyltransferase MetA → MPIKIPDTLPAKEVLEGENIFVMDESLAYHQDIRPLRIAILNLMPTKETTETQLLRLVGNTPLQVDVTLVHMKSHVSKNTSQEYLNMFYKTFDEIKNSRFDGMVITGAPVEQLEFEDVNYWEEIQQIFEWTKTNVTSTMHICWASQAGLYHHFNVPKYGLDYKCFGVFPHTVIKPKVKLLRGFDELFYAPHSRHTEVRREDIDHIAELEVLSESEEAGVYLVATLDGKQIFVTGHSEYDPLSLKWEYDRDVAKGMDIEVPKNYFPNDDPERTPPSIWRAHANLLFSNWLNYYVYQETPYDIGPQI, encoded by the coding sequence ATGCCGATTAAAATCCCTGACACGCTACCTGCCAAGGAAGTGCTGGAGGGCGAAAATATTTTCGTAATGGATGAAAGCCTGGCTTATCATCAGGACATTCGTCCATTGCGTATCGCCATTTTGAATTTAATGCCTACAAAGGAAACGACGGAAACCCAACTGTTGCGCTTGGTCGGCAATACGCCGCTGCAAGTGGACGTCACGCTGGTGCACATGAAGTCTCATGTATCCAAAAATACATCGCAAGAATATTTGAACATGTTCTATAAAACGTTTGACGAGATCAAGAACAGTCGTTTTGACGGCATGGTCATTACAGGAGCCCCGGTTGAACAGCTTGAGTTTGAGGATGTGAACTACTGGGAGGAGATCCAACAAATCTTTGAGTGGACGAAAACGAATGTAACTTCGACCATGCATATCTGTTGGGCCTCACAGGCAGGCTTATACCATCATTTCAATGTCCCTAAATACGGGCTCGATTACAAATGCTTTGGCGTATTTCCACACACCGTGATTAAACCTAAAGTAAAATTGCTACGCGGCTTTGATGAACTGTTTTATGCTCCTCACTCCAGACATACGGAGGTTCGGCGGGAAGATATTGATCATATCGCCGAATTAGAAGTTTTATCCGAATCCGAGGAAGCTGGAGTGTATCTCGTAGCCACGCTTGACGGTAAACAAATTTTTGTAACTGGGCATTCTGAATATGACCCGCTTTCACTGAAATGGGAATACGACCGCGATGTGGCCAAAGGAATGGATATTGAAGTTCCCAAAAATTATTTCCCAAATGATGATCCTGAGCGCACACCGCCCTCAATCTGGCGGGCGCACGCCAATTTATTATTCTCGAATTGGCTGAACTATTATGTATACCAAGAAACACCTTACGATATCGGGCCCCAGATTTAA